The Mesomycoplasma flocculare ATCC 27399 genome includes a window with the following:
- a CDS encoding aromatic motif membrane protein: MKISKKKLIFVGVFPVFAMSFLISCENQLNFLNVSRANYQKFAIINRNEKTIAKPFFENANILELLAKIYDTNDSKKQLISRINAIETEKYISDLAFKFSFYNPINPWPSHSIVGGLGKKDSNPVLFEQAKKSFTDLFKNNWLWLLKNLEKTVFIRGLAEIDQFQEQNEELNINLKEKALKNSFYQPKSNKFTDIAIVGSKTEKNEENTKNEIETKNYKIFLLNEENFIFSFNLKKELKNGKLINSEINLNPWIRIYPKFLNKTDQKFPLQEYARIVSNYRTGVLGANVSLVEKSIFEENQGGNVFYYTLVDFKTS; this comes from the coding sequence ATGAAAATAAGTAAAAAAAAGTTGATTTTTGTTGGCGTTTTTCCGGTTTTCGCTATGAGCTTTTTAATCAGCTGTGAAAATCAGTTAAATTTTTTAAATGTTTCTAGGGCAAACTATCAAAAATTTGCTATAATTAATCGGAACGAAAAAACTATCGCTAAACCTTTTTTCGAGAACGCTAATATCTTGGAATTGCTAGCGAAAATTTATGATACTAACGATTCAAAAAAACAACTTATAAGCCGCATAAATGCAATCGAAACTGAAAAATATATAAGCGATTTAGCGTTTAAATTTAGTTTTTATAATCCGATAAATCCTTGGCCCAGCCATTCAATTGTTGGTGGTTTAGGCAAAAAAGATTCAAATCCTGTTTTATTCGAACAGGCAAAAAAATCGTTTACGGATCTTTTTAAAAACAATTGACTTTGGTTGCTTAAGAATCTAGAAAAAACAGTTTTTATCCGTGGCCTTGCCGAAATTGATCAATTCCAAGAACAAAACGAGGAACTTAATATTAATCTAAAAGAAAAAGCGCTTAAAAATAGTTTCTATCAACCAAAGTCAAACAAATTTACTGATATTGCAATTGTTGGCTCAAAAACTGAAAAAAATGAAGAAAATACAAAAAATGAAATTGAAACGAAAAATTATAAAATTTTTCTATTAAATGAAGAGAATTTCATTTTCTCATTTAATCTTAAAAAAGAGTTAAAAAACGGAAAATTAATCAATTCAGAAATTAATTTAAATCCTTGAATCCGAATTTATCCTAAATTTTTAAATAAAACTGACCAAAAATTTCCTTTACAGGAATATGCAAGAATAGTTTCGAATTATCGGACCGGAGTTCTAGGCGCAAATGTTTCGCTTGTTGAAAAGTCTATTTTCGAAGAAAATCAAGGCGGAAACGTTTTTTATTATACTTTGGTTGATTTTAAAACAAGCTAA
- the trmB gene encoding tRNA (guanosine(46)-N7)-methyltransferase TrmB, translating to MRLRRIPDALERIQSQNLLVKPPLTIDDSWIIEIGMGKGKMITKLAFANSHNNFLGVEKFPSAAVKSLKYVKYYNLTNFFILISDAKDLLSSIRGKTNQIWLTFPDPWPKKKHQKRRLTYKSFLSIYANLLNKNGVLKLKTDSFKFFEFSVASLLENGWKIIFRTNDLLNSSVGDQNVMTTYEEKWVNLNYKIHYLEAIFN from the coding sequence ATGAGATTGAGAAGAATTCCTGATGCACTTGAGCGAATTCAAAGTCAAAATTTGCTTGTAAAACCACCATTGACTATTGATGATTCTTGAATAATTGAAATCGGGATGGGCAAAGGTAAAATGATAACCAAACTAGCTTTTGCTAATTCTCATAATAATTTTTTAGGTGTTGAAAAATTTCCTTCGGCTGCTGTTAAATCATTAAAATATGTAAAATATTATAATCTAACCAACTTTTTTATTCTCATAAGTGATGCTAAAGATTTATTATCATCAATTCGTGGTAAAACAAATCAAATTTGGCTTACTTTCCCTGATCCTTGGCCGAAAAAAAAACATCAAAAACGGCGTTTGACCTACAAGAGTTTTCTTAGCATATATGCTAATTTATTAAATAAAAACGGTGTTTTGAAACTAAAAACTGACAGTTTTAAATTCTTTGAATTTTCAGTCGCGTCTTTGTTAGAAAATGGCTGGAAAATTATTTTTCGAACTAATGATTTGCTCAATTCTTCTGTTGGCGATCAAAATGTGATGACAACATATGAAGAAAAATGAGTGAATTTAAATTATAAAATTCATTATCTTGAAGCTATTTTTAATTAA
- a CDS encoding M17 family metallopeptidase, with protein sequence MKNFSEVFIKYSNEFESNKITIEPVFSDSQIPMLIKEDLAITEYLGQKKAYINLGSRLKDFSPNRFRKIAAKLAHYPRDIQIDFDKFPHSFLRYLIEVVAFQRSDIFSLKADYAKTRAKYRSILVVSSYLDELKPIIEKYQIINNSVNYARYYQNIPPNIGNSEFLASEIQKKILLNPKLTVKVLGEKEIRKLGMNLLLAVNRGSTYEAKLVVISYEGLPGSQYKTAFVGKGITFDSGGYNIKTGMFMNDMKYDMSGAIICAAAMDALAQFNPLANVVAVLPITDNRLDGDANTADAVWRSMNGKTVEINNTDAEGRLILADAITYAIRQENATEIISVATLTGAIRVALGDTFTGAFANEEKIWKGLNEASKEAGELIWRMPLHLDFAQNIRDSKVADLKNTDFSGKAGSSSAAMFISEFVEDKPFCHLDIAATAFVKNNPTGIMVKTLVEYILAK encoded by the coding sequence ATGAAAAATTTTTCTGAAGTTTTTATCAAATATTCGAATGAGTTTGAATCAAATAAAATAACTATTGAACCTGTTTTTTCCGATTCACAAATCCCAATGCTCATAAAAGAGGATTTAGCTATTACTGAATATCTTGGCCAAAAAAAAGCTTATATTAATTTAGGTTCTCGTTTAAAAGATTTCTCTCCAAACCGGTTTCGCAAAATTGCGGCCAAATTAGCACATTACCCTCGTGATATCCAAATTGATTTTGACAAGTTTCCGCACAGTTTTTTGCGTTATTTAATTGAAGTTGTCGCCTTTCAGCGCTCTGATATTTTTTCGCTAAAAGCCGATTATGCAAAAACGCGCGCAAAGTATCGTAGTATTTTAGTGGTTTCTAGCTATTTAGATGAGCTAAAACCGATAATTGAAAAATACCAAATCATAAATAATAGTGTCAATTACGCCCGTTATTATCAAAATATCCCACCAAATATTGGGAATTCTGAATTCCTTGCTAGCGAAATTCAGAAAAAAATTCTCTTAAATCCAAAATTAACTGTAAAAGTCTTAGGGGAAAAAGAAATAAGAAAATTAGGAATGAATCTTCTTTTAGCTGTTAACCGCGGTTCCACTTATGAGGCTAAATTAGTAGTAATTTCTTATGAAGGCTTGCCTGGTTCGCAGTATAAAACCGCATTTGTTGGTAAAGGGATAACTTTTGACTCTGGTGGGTATAATATAAAAACCGGAATGTTCATGAATGATATGAAATATGATATGTCCGGCGCAATAATCTGTGCTGCGGCAATGGATGCACTTGCCCAATTTAATCCACTTGCAAATGTGGTTGCTGTTTTGCCTATTACTGATAATCGTTTAGATGGTGATGCAAATACAGCTGATGCTGTCTGGCGATCAATGAACGGGAAAACTGTGGAAATTAATAATACAGATGCCGAAGGTCGACTAATTTTAGCAGATGCAATCACCTACGCAATTCGCCAGGAAAATGCAACTGAAATTATCTCGGTAGCAACGCTTACTGGTGCAATCCGCGTTGCTTTAGGTGATACTTTCACCGGCGCTTTTGCAAATGAAGAAAAAATTTGAAAAGGTCTTAACGAAGCATCAAAAGAAGCTGGAGAATTAATTTGGCGAATGCCATTACATCTTGATTTTGCCCAAAATATCCGCGATTCAAAAGTAGCTGATCTTAAAAATACTGATTTTTCTGGTAAGGCTGGTTCTTCTTCGGCTGCAATGTTTATTTCCGAATTTGTTGAGGATAAACCGTTTTGTCATTTAGATATTGCTGCAACCGCATTTGTTAAAAACAATCCTACCGGAATTATGGTAAAAACTCTTGTTGAATACATTTTAGCAAAGTA